One stretch of Pedobacter riviphilus DNA includes these proteins:
- a CDS encoding substrate-binding domain-containing protein has product MSFLNDLFIGLNAAKQEELQERLDLVEHKIKFMDKMPVACLDTGNYPGYLLSEEIALAGGMLETDTLNAVFIIYYQPGKTLTDLMREVPSVLDADWPAVKNNRIILLNDDVERERTAENAVSLIEDIAEMLHPGSFIFGHEGDKWIRFEV; this is encoded by the coding sequence ATGTCTTTTTTAAACGATTTATTTATTGGCCTCAATGCGGCTAAACAGGAAGAATTACAGGAACGTTTAGATTTAGTAGAGCACAAAATTAAATTTATGGATAAAATGCCTGTGGCTTGCTTAGATACCGGTAATTATCCAGGTTATCTTTTATCAGAAGAAATCGCATTGGCAGGCGGCATGTTGGAAACAGATACTTTAAATGCTGTTTTCATCATTTATTATCAGCCAGGTAAAACGCTTACTGATTTGATGCGTGAAGTACCTTCGGTATTGGATGCCGACTGGCCAGCCGTAAAAAACAACCGTATTATTTTATTGAACGACGACGTAGAACGCGAGAGAACTGCCGAAAATGCCGTTTCCCTAATCGAAGATATTGCTGAGATGTTACACCCAGGCTCATTTATTTTTGGGCATGAGGGCGATAAGTGGATTAGGTTTGAAGTTTAA
- a CDS encoding sigma-54-dependent transcriptional regulator, with protein sequence MNGMVLIIDDEKKISSLLSRIIELEGFKTLQAGTGKEGLKLIRNNDVSIVISDVKLPDVNGVALVKDIKAIKSYIEIINLTAYGTISDGVLAIKNGAFDYLVKGDDNEKIIPLLYKAMDKSNLQRRVSDLENKIAKKHSFETIIGQSKSLMEAIDLAKKVSATDTTVLLLGETGTGKEVFAQSIHYESPRAAKPFVALNCSGFSPDLLESELFGYKAGAFTGANKDKKGLLEEANGGTLLLDEIGEMNLDLQAKLLRVLESQTFIKVGDTQTQQVNVRILAATNKDLKADASSGKFRSDLYYRLSVFTITLPPLRERKADIPALAKYYLKEFADKVNRSTPKMDDKILSILSSHSWKGNIRELKNVIERLVILADGDALSATALPPEFFEFTPIENDYNLQQIEKQHIQKVLIHTKGNKTETSRLLGIGLTTLYRKIEEYQIREV encoded by the coding sequence ATGAATGGGATGGTCCTCATCATCGATGATGAAAAGAAAATCAGCAGTTTACTTTCCAGAATTATAGAACTCGAAGGTTTTAAAACCTTACAGGCAGGTACTGGGAAAGAAGGCCTTAAATTAATTAGAAACAATGATGTGAGTATTGTTATCAGTGATGTAAAATTGCCTGATGTAAATGGCGTTGCACTGGTTAAAGATATTAAAGCGATAAAATCTTATATAGAAATTATAAACCTTACTGCTTACGGTACCATTTCTGATGGCGTTTTGGCTATTAAGAATGGGGCATTCGATTACCTCGTAAAAGGCGATGATAACGAGAAGATTATTCCGCTTTTGTACAAGGCGATGGATAAATCAAATCTGCAGCGCAGGGTTTCCGACCTGGAAAACAAAATCGCTAAAAAACATAGCTTCGAAACCATTATTGGTCAATCAAAATCGTTGATGGAAGCGATTGATCTAGCTAAAAAAGTGAGCGCAACAGACACTACCGTTTTGTTACTGGGCGAAACAGGAACCGGAAAGGAAGTTTTCGCTCAATCTATCCATTACGAAAGCCCGAGGGCTGCAAAGCCTTTTGTTGCCTTAAATTGCAGCGGTTTTAGTCCAGATTTATTAGAAAGCGAATTATTTGGATACAAAGCTGGGGCTTTTACGGGTGCCAATAAAGACAAAAAAGGATTATTGGAAGAAGCCAACGGTGGCACATTATTACTGGATGAAATCGGTGAGATGAACCTCGATTTGCAGGCAAAATTATTACGTGTACTTGAAAGCCAGACATTTATCAAAGTGGGTGATACCCAAACGCAACAAGTAAACGTTCGGATTTTAGCCGCTACCAATAAAGATTTAAAAGCCGATGCCTCATCCGGAAAATTCCGATCCGATCTCTATTACCGGCTGTCGGTTTTTACCATCACCTTACCTCCGCTCCGTGAACGTAAAGCCGACATCCCTGCACTGGCTAAATACTACCTGAAAGAATTTGCCGATAAGGTAAATCGATCAACACCAAAAATGGATGATAAAATCTTATCCATATTGAGCAGTCACAGTTGGAAAGGAAATATCCGTGAGTTAAAAAACGTAATCGAGCGTTTGGTTATTTTAGCAGATGGCGATGCGCTAAGTGCAACTGCCCTCCCACCCGAATTCTTTGAGTTTACACCAATAGAAAACGATTATAACCTGCAACAAATTGAAAAACAGCACATACAAAAGGTACTTATTCATACCAAAGGGAACAAAACTGAAACTTCGAGGTTATTGGGAATCGGTTTGACCACACTTTACCGGAAGATAGAAGAGTATCAGATTAGGGAGGTTTAA
- a CDS encoding N-acetyltransferase, with protein MNNSIIFVRVATNADAKYADEIVAETQSSALLRGSGIAKRTPTSIVEKMNAGKAVIAVTAAGEWVGFSYFESWQENTFISNSGLIVAPKFRNSGVAKSIKNRIFSLSRRLYPEAKIFSITSGAAIMKMNSQLGFEPVTFAQITQDNAFWEGCKSCVNYAILESKNKSNCLCTAMLFSPEHIDQIIASAENTLQLKQNLNLKSI; from the coding sequence ATGAACAATTCAATAATTTTTGTCAGGGTAGCAACCAACGCAGATGCAAAGTATGCAGATGAAATTGTAGCAGAAACACAAAGTTCCGCATTGTTAAGGGGTTCAGGAATTGCGAAAAGAACGCCGACTTCAATTGTCGAAAAAATGAATGCCGGGAAAGCCGTTATCGCAGTAACTGCGGCTGGCGAATGGGTTGGGTTTTCTTATTTCGAAAGCTGGCAGGAAAACACCTTTATTTCCAATTCAGGATTAATTGTTGCACCTAAATTTAGAAATTCCGGTGTTGCCAAAAGCATTAAAAACCGGATTTTCAGTCTCTCCCGTCGCTTGTACCCCGAAGCCAAAATATTCAGCATTACCTCTGGCGCAGCCATTATGAAAATGAATAGTCAACTAGGGTTCGAGCCCGTAACCTTTGCACAAATTACCCAGGATAATGCCTTTTGGGAAGGTTGCAAAAGCTGTGTTAACTATGCTATCCTCGAAAGTAAAAATAAAAGTAACTGTTTATGCACAGCCATGTTGTTCAGTCCCGAACATATCGATCAAATTATCGCCAGTGCAGAAAATACCCTACAATTGAAACAAAACCTAAACCTTAAAAGCATTTAA
- a CDS encoding M20/M25/M40 family metallo-hydrolase yields the protein MNTVEKQLVSHPDLNHLYNEAIELLSALIAIPSFSGSEQGTANKIELHLAKHGITTIRKNNNVWCYNKYFDHAKPTILLNSHHDTVKPNEQYTLDPFHAIIYDEKIHGLGSNDAGASLVSLISTFIYFYESTDLAFNLCLAATGEEENSGLNGIRSILDDLKPISFAIVGEPTGMQMAIAEKGSMVIDCVAKGRSGHAAREEGDNAIYKAIKDIDWFSHFQFPIEDDLPAPVKMTVTEINAGLQHNIVPGECHFTVDIRFDHNYTPREILNVIINHTLSSFNVRPNVLHPSNIDVLHPLVVAGMALGRKTYVSPTSSGQGWLTMPSVKMGPGESARSHTADEFVLIEEIEEGITLYIHLLESVFKIL from the coding sequence ATGAATACTGTAGAAAAACAACTAGTCAGTCATCCTGATTTAAACCACTTATACAATGAAGCGATAGAACTTTTGTCTGCTTTAATTGCCATACCATCTTTTAGTGGTTCAGAACAGGGCACTGCAAATAAAATAGAATTGCATTTGGCTAAACATGGCATTACTACCATTCGCAAAAACAATAATGTATGGTGCTACAATAAGTATTTCGACCATGCAAAACCGACTATTCTGCTTAACTCGCACCACGATACTGTAAAACCGAATGAGCAGTATACATTAGATCCTTTCCATGCCATAATTTATGATGAAAAAATACATGGCTTGGGCAGTAACGATGCAGGTGCTTCGCTGGTATCGCTAATCTCTACCTTTATTTATTTTTACGAATCGACTGATCTCGCTTTCAATTTATGTTTGGCAGCCACTGGCGAAGAAGAAAATTCGGGTTTAAACGGCATCAGAAGTATTCTGGACGACCTCAAACCCATTTCTTTTGCAATAGTAGGCGAGCCAACAGGTATGCAAATGGCTATAGCCGAAAAAGGTTCGATGGTAATTGATTGTGTAGCCAAAGGCCGATCAGGACATGCCGCACGTGAAGAAGGTGACAATGCCATTTACAAAGCCATTAAGGATATTGATTGGTTTTCACATTTTCAGTTTCCGATTGAAGACGATTTACCTGCTCCGGTAAAAATGACCGTTACAGAAATAAATGCAGGTTTGCAACACAATATTGTACCGGGCGAATGCCATTTTACGGTCGATATCCGTTTCGATCACAATTATACCCCGCGCGAGATCTTAAATGTCATCATCAACCATACTTTAAGCAGTTTTAACGTTCGCCCTAATGTGCTTCATCCTTCCAACATCGATGTGTTACATCCGCTGGTAGTGGCCGGAATGGCACTTGGCAGAAAAACCTATGTTTCCCCTACCAGTTCCGGTCAGGGTTGGCTGACCATGCCTTCTGTAAAAATGGGACCTGGAGAATCAGCCAGGTCGCATACTGCAGATGAGTTTGTACTGATTGAAGAAATTGAAGAAGGAATAACGCTCTACATCCATTTGCTCGAATCTGTTTTTAAGATATTGTAA
- a CDS encoding PIG-L family deacetylase, translated as MFKRLTAIFTLCLPVMFCSAQQVRPAKSSEIYRELKTLKHLPKVLYLAAHPDDENTGLLSWLINDQNVETAYLSLTRGDGGQNLLGTEQGAALGLIRTHELLEARRLDGAQQFFTRAIDFGFSKNTSDTFKQWDADSITADVVWVIRKFRPDVIICRFPPTAAAGHGQHAASAVVAEKAFKAAADKNMFPNQLKYVSVWQPKRLLWNTFRFGTVNTTAENQLKVTVGQYDAQLGMGYGELAGLSRSLHKSQGAGTQSVAGVRSEYFTNVLGDPAKRTLFDGLSVNWSDKGIGDIDELIDIILLSFNYNQPDKSLHGLLMLRKKIAELQDVALRKDKLAAIDNIILSCIGFMGEVVTNQPEAIAGSSYNFRLNLISRSATPVTVESVNWLNQTDNLNRKLTNDSLITLERKIQIPADAAPTEPYWLAKPAKDAATFSVANDTLIGLPEMQSPVNVLLSLKIESEKFEIKLPLSYKKLDPVKGDVVETLRIIPPLDLSFSEPVYFAKEKEALNVSLRLKANKNINYGKVSFKIGNQVIKTFQGINLAENTITTKDFLIPVEDLAKIKSNQNKLEAVFSSEANEYSKGQVLIQYPHLPTLQYFVPAATWLIKGDVKVLAKKVGYIEGAGDLIPEFLRQAGLQVDVLTEADILNPAKLASYDAVVTGVRVINTEKRIKNWQTALRSYVENGGTIVMQYNTTQDMALQDFGIYPFSISGKRVTEENAEVKFLKPEHKLLNYPNKITTEDFKGWVQERGAYFPDKWDAKYEPLFEMHDTDEEPLQGSTLYAKYGKGNFIYTPLAFFRQLPAGNVGAARLFFNFLSAGK; from the coding sequence ATGTTCAAAAGATTAACTGCCATATTCACGCTATGTTTACCGGTAATGTTCTGTTCGGCGCAACAAGTTCGCCCTGCAAAATCTTCGGAGATTTATAGAGAGCTTAAAACATTGAAACACCTGCCTAAGGTTTTATATTTGGCGGCCCATCCCGATGATGAAAATACTGGTTTACTTTCTTGGTTAATTAACGATCAGAATGTAGAAACAGCTTATTTATCGCTTACCAGGGGAGATGGCGGGCAAAACCTTTTGGGTACCGAACAAGGTGCAGCATTGGGCTTGATCAGGACACACGAACTCCTGGAAGCCCGTAGATTAGATGGCGCACAACAATTTTTTACCAGGGCGATTGATTTCGGCTTTTCTAAGAATACCAGCGATACTTTTAAACAGTGGGATGCTGATAGTATTACAGCCGATGTGGTTTGGGTGATCAGAAAATTCAGACCTGATGTGATTATCTGCCGTTTTCCGCCAACTGCTGCTGCGGGGCATGGGCAACATGCGGCTTCTGCAGTTGTTGCCGAGAAGGCCTTTAAGGCTGCTGCCGATAAAAATATGTTTCCTAATCAGCTTAAGTACGTTTCTGTTTGGCAGCCAAAAAGATTGTTATGGAACACCTTTAGGTTTGGTACTGTTAATACAACAGCCGAAAATCAATTAAAGGTTACCGTTGGACAGTATGATGCCCAGTTGGGAATGGGGTATGGTGAATTAGCCGGATTAAGCAGGAGCTTGCATAAAAGTCAGGGGGCAGGAACACAATCGGTAGCCGGTGTACGTTCCGAGTATTTTACCAATGTTTTGGGCGATCCTGCCAAAAGAACTCTTTTTGACGGATTAAGTGTCAACTGGTCGGATAAAGGTATAGGCGATATTGATGAACTGATTGATATTATATTGTTATCATTTAATTACAATCAACCTGATAAAAGCCTGCATGGGCTGTTGATGTTAAGGAAGAAAATCGCAGAATTGCAGGATGTAGCGTTGAGGAAAGATAAACTTGCCGCAATCGATAACATCATTTTAAGCTGTATAGGTTTTATGGGCGAGGTGGTTACCAATCAACCTGAAGCGATTGCAGGCAGCAGTTATAATTTTCGTTTAAACTTAATTTCAAGATCGGCTACTCCAGTAACGGTAGAAAGTGTGAATTGGTTAAACCAAACAGATAATTTAAATAGAAAGCTTACCAACGATTCGCTGATAACCCTTGAACGTAAAATCCAAATTCCTGCAGATGCTGCACCTACTGAGCCTTACTGGTTAGCCAAGCCTGCAAAAGATGCGGCTACATTCAGTGTAGCTAACGATACTTTAATCGGGCTTCCAGAAATGCAATCGCCTGTTAATGTGCTATTATCATTAAAAATCGAATCGGAAAAATTTGAGATCAAATTGCCTTTATCGTATAAAAAATTAGATCCTGTTAAAGGTGATGTTGTAGAAACATTGAGGATTATTCCCCCACTTGATTTAAGTTTTAGTGAACCTGTTTATTTCGCAAAAGAAAAAGAAGCTTTAAATGTTAGCCTTCGCTTAAAGGCCAATAAGAACATTAATTACGGTAAAGTGAGTTTCAAGATCGGTAACCAGGTAATTAAAACTTTTCAGGGAATTAACCTTGCCGAGAATACGATTACCACTAAAGATTTTCTGATTCCGGTTGAAGATCTTGCCAAAATAAAAAGCAACCAGAATAAACTCGAAGCAGTTTTTTCTTCAGAAGCGAATGAATATTCAAAAGGACAGGTATTAATTCAGTACCCTCATTTGCCAACCCTACAGTATTTTGTTCCGGCCGCAACGTGGTTGATTAAGGGAGATGTAAAAGTATTGGCGAAAAAAGTTGGGTATATTGAAGGAGCCGGAGATTTAATTCCCGAGTTTTTAAGGCAGGCAGGTTTACAGGTTGATGTACTCACAGAAGCGGATATCTTAAATCCGGCAAAACTGGCAAGTTACGATGCTGTGGTAACCGGAGTAAGGGTAATTAATACCGAGAAAAGAATTAAAAACTGGCAAACTGCTTTGCGTAGTTATGTAGAAAACGGTGGAACCATTGTAATGCAGTACAATACCACACAGGATATGGCACTTCAGGATTTCGGTATTTATCCCTTTAGCATCAGTGGTAAAAGGGTAACCGAAGAAAATGCCGAGGTTAAGTTTTTGAAACCTGAACATAAGCTGTTAAACTATCCAAATAAAATTACCACTGAGGATTTTAAAGGCTGGGTACAGGAGCGTGGCGCTTATTTTCCAGATAAATGGGATGCCAAATACGAACCGCTTTTCGAAATGCACGATACAGATGAAGAGCCGCTTCAAGGATCAACGCTTTATGCTAAATATGGCAAAGGGAACTTCATTTACACCCCTTTGGCATTTTTCAGGCAACTGCCTGCCGGAAACGTTGGTGCAGCCAGGTTGTTCTTTAACTTTTTATCAGCTGGAAAGTGA
- a CDS encoding sodium:solute symporter, producing MSNIDWAVLIFTLLAVVAYGVFIGRGQKSNASYLKADNKMPWYIVLLGIMATQASAITFLSAPGQAYTDGMRFVQYYFGLPLAMIVICITFIPIFQKLNVYTAYEYLENRFDKKTRVLTSLLFLFSRGLSTGISIYAPSIILSSVLNWNIYLTNILTGGILLIYTYVGGAKAIAHTQKLQFLIILGTMAFAGYLLVQNMPNGIGFKDALYLAGKSGKLNVITTGFDWKDKYNIWSGLIGGFFLALSYFGTDQSQVGRYITAKDNTNAKMGLLLNGLVKIPMQFAILLIGALLFAFFSLKPAPIYFNERSYQYLKETQPQQAAAFEKEHDALAQKFNQQSKRILVEKEKQLPSLNSSIENFKSTQKQVKELHGRVEEAINKSNYNAEKTDTNYIFLYFVKNTLPVGMIGLLFAVIFLASWGSISAALNSLAACSLKDVHLIFGKKEVDDETELKYSRLHTLAWGIFSIAVAMFATQMGSLIEAVNVLGSLFYGPILGIFLVAFYFKKINGPIVFIAAILSEIAVVAVYEFDIVSFLWLNVIGAAAVIMFSVMGLLFSNPKIAVDS from the coding sequence ATGAGTAATATCGATTGGGCAGTATTGATATTCACCTTGCTTGCTGTTGTAGCTTACGGCGTTTTTATTGGTCGCGGGCAAAAAAGCAATGCTTCCTATTTAAAGGCCGATAATAAAATGCCCTGGTACATTGTGTTATTGGGGATTATGGCTACGCAGGCCAGTGCCATAACTTTTTTGTCAGCGCCTGGGCAGGCTTATACAGATGGCATGCGCTTCGTGCAGTATTATTTTGGTTTGCCGCTGGCAATGATTGTTATTTGCATTACTTTCATACCGATTTTTCAAAAGTTGAATGTATATACGGCCTACGAATACTTAGAGAACCGTTTCGATAAAAAAACAAGGGTTTTAACTTCATTGTTATTTCTGTTCTCGCGGGGATTATCAACCGGCATTAGCATTTATGCCCCAAGTATTATCCTCTCAAGCGTTTTAAACTGGAATATTTATTTAACCAATATCCTTACAGGAGGAATCTTATTGATTTATACTTATGTTGGTGGTGCAAAAGCAATTGCGCATACACAAAAACTGCAGTTTTTGATCATTTTAGGGACAATGGCCTTTGCCGGATATCTTTTGGTGCAAAATATGCCTAATGGAATCGGATTTAAAGATGCACTTTACCTGGCCGGGAAATCGGGTAAATTAAATGTAATTACCACCGGATTCGATTGGAAAGATAAATATAATATCTGGAGTGGTTTAATCGGAGGCTTTTTCCTTGCACTTTCTTACTTCGGGACCGATCAGAGCCAGGTGGGAAGATACATTACCGCGAAAGACAATACCAATGCTAAAATGGGATTACTGTTGAATGGACTGGTTAAGATCCCGATGCAGTTCGCTATCCTGTTGATCGGTGCATTGTTGTTTGCTTTCTTCTCATTAAAGCCGGCGCCGATTTATTTCAATGAACGCTCCTATCAATATTTAAAAGAAACTCAGCCTCAACAAGCGGCAGCTTTCGAAAAAGAACACGATGCTTTAGCGCAGAAATTTAACCAGCAATCAAAACGTATTCTGGTAGAAAAGGAAAAGCAATTACCATCTTTAAATTCTTCGATAGAAAACTTTAAATCGACCCAAAAGCAGGTGAAAGAACTGCACGGCAGGGTAGAAGAGGCCATCAACAAATCGAATTACAATGCGGAGAAAACCGATACCAATTATATCTTTTTATACTTCGTAAAGAATACCCTTCCGGTCGGGATGATCGGCCTGCTTTTCGCCGTCATCTTTTTGGCTAGCTGGGGTTCTATTTCTGCAGCGCTGAATTCGTTGGCTGCATGTTCGTTAAAAGATGTACACCTCATTTTTGGTAAAAAAGAGGTAGACGATGAAACCGAACTAAAATACAGCCGTTTACACACTTTGGCCTGGGGCATTTTTTCGATAGCTGTTGCCATGTTTGCCACACAGATGGGTTCGTTAATTGAAGCTGTTAATGTACTGGGCTCGCTTTTTTATGGGCCAATCCTAGGTATTTTCCTGGTGGCATTTTATTTTAAAAAGATAAACGGACCTATCGTATTTATTGCGGCTATCTTATCCGAAATTGCCGTTGTCGCTGTATATGAGTTCGATATTGTTTCATTCCTTTGGCTCAATGTAATCGGCGCAGCAGCAGTAATTATGTTCTCGGTAATGGGCCTGTTGTTTTCTAACCCAAAAATCGCAGTCGACAGCTAA
- a CDS encoding class I SAM-dependent methyltransferase, which produces MNEAWVDRWNDRYSTDEFAYGEQPNNYLKEQLIQLETGTILFPAEGEGRNAVFAAKLGWKVSAFDISIEGKNKALQLAENNNVSIDYQVGELQELDYKTEQFDAIALIYAHFPSAIKSTYHKTLSNYLRKGGLLIFEAFSKKHLDYLAKNEKVGGPKEIDMLFSIEEIRADFENYEILVLEEREIELKEGLFHNGQGSVIRFVGRRK; this is translated from the coding sequence ATGAACGAAGCCTGGGTTGATAGGTGGAATGACCGATACAGTACCGATGAGTTTGCTTATGGCGAACAGCCGAATAACTATTTAAAAGAGCAGTTGATACAGCTCGAGACCGGAACAATACTTTTTCCGGCAGAAGGAGAAGGCCGAAATGCTGTTTTTGCCGCTAAACTCGGTTGGAAGGTTTCGGCCTTTGATATCAGTATTGAAGGAAAAAACAAAGCACTTCAACTCGCAGAAAACAATAACGTTAGTATTGATTACCAGGTGGGCGAGCTCCAGGAGCTGGATTATAAAACTGAACAGTTTGATGCCATTGCCTTAATTTATGCACACTTCCCATCGGCAATTAAATCAACTTACCACAAAACACTGAGCAATTATTTACGCAAGGGCGGTTTGCTTATTTTCGAAGCTTTTAGTAAGAAACATCTTGATTATCTTGCCAAAAACGAAAAAGTTGGAGGACCAAAAGAAATCGATATGTTATTCTCAATCGAAGAAATAAGAGCTGATTTCGAAAATTATGAGATTCTGGTGCTGGAAGAAAGGGAAATTGAACTGAAAGAAGGTTTGTTTCATAATGGACAGGGCTCGGTAATCAGATTCGTTGGAAGGAGGAAATAA
- a CDS encoding DUF2911 domain-containing protein, which translates to MKTMIKSITLLFTAITISVSAMAQDAQPKPSPAATTTGKVKGATITINYSSPAVKGRKIWGGLEAFDKVWRAGANEATTFETDKDIVVEGKALAAGKYSFFLIPKESGIWTAIFNKEPKQWGAYKYEEAKDALRVDVKTKALKATQERLVYKITKSGFALEWDKISVPVNIK; encoded by the coding sequence ATGAAAACGATGATTAAATCTATTACATTGCTATTTACGGCGATTACCATTTCTGTAAGTGCAATGGCACAAGATGCGCAGCCTAAGCCAAGTCCTGCGGCCACAACAACAGGAAAAGTTAAGGGTGCAACCATTACCATCAACTACAGCAGTCCTGCAGTAAAAGGGCGTAAAATCTGGGGCGGTTTAGAAGCTTTTGATAAAGTGTGGCGTGCAGGTGCAAACGAGGCTACTACTTTCGAAACCGATAAAGATATTGTAGTTGAAGGAAAAGCTTTGGCAGCTGGAAAATACAGCTTCTTTTTAATCCCTAAAGAAAGCGGAATCTGGACAGCTATCTTTAACAAAGAACCAAAACAATGGGGTGCTTACAAATACGAAGAAGCTAAAGATGCTTTGCGTGTTGATGTTAAAACCAAAGCGTTAAAAGCTACACAAGAACGTTTGGTTTACAAAATTACCAAAAGTGGCTTTGCTTTAGAATGGGATAAAATTTCTGTTCCAGTTAATATTAAATAA
- a CDS encoding NUDIX domain-containing protein translates to MKQSAGILLFRRKDLQVEFFLVHPGGPFFAKKDLGFWTVPKGELNEGEEALTAAIREFKEETGESLTGNFIELTPVVQKGGKKVLCWAVEGDLDPSAVVSNTFEMEWPPRSGKKQSFAEIDKADWFTYSDAITYINEKQIALLDELKSKLSR, encoded by the coding sequence ATGAAACAAAGTGCCGGAATATTGCTTTTCAGAAGAAAAGATCTGCAGGTGGAATTTTTTCTTGTTCATCCGGGCGGGCCGTTCTTTGCCAAAAAAGATCTTGGCTTTTGGACAGTGCCAAAAGGAGAATTGAACGAAGGTGAGGAAGCTTTAACGGCTGCGATCCGCGAATTTAAAGAAGAGACCGGCGAAAGCTTAACCGGAAATTTCATTGAATTAACGCCTGTTGTACAAAAAGGAGGAAAAAAAGTACTGTGTTGGGCTGTGGAAGGAGATCTTGATCCTTCAGCAGTTGTTAGTAATACTTTCGAAATGGAATGGCCACCCCGCTCGGGTAAAAAGCAAAGTTTTGCAGAGATAGATAAAGCTGATTGGTTTACTTACAGCGATGCCATTACATACATTAACGAAAAGCAGATCGCCTTACTCGATGAATTAAAATCTAAACTAAGCCGTTAA
- a CDS encoding DNA alkylation repair protein, which produces MASLLKDLYSPSFYDRLTHALTVTIPGFEKEIFIKKIFTPEFKSKELKERMKHTSKVLHNFLPEDYPQTIVLIKKTIAQLRIQGIGEDGLAYMFLPDYIETYGIDDLEGSVEALEFVTQFVSCEFAVRPFILKYGNEMILKMQKWSLHENHKVRRLASEGSRPRLPWAMGIPFLKKDPTSILPILENLKTDPSEYVRRSVANSLNDIAKDHPHVVLNIAKNWSGLGAETDAIIKHGCRTLLKQGHADILKHYGLDDAGILLKDFKILNPQIKIGESLEFSFSILNENPFEQKVRLEYAIYYKKQNGQNTKKVYKISERIYPAGATINILRKQKFVLITTRKFHLGNHQISIIINGAEKDISQFELTA; this is translated from the coding sequence ATGGCCAGCCTGCTTAAAGATTTATATTCACCTTCTTTTTATGATAGATTAACGCATGCGTTGACTGTTACCATACCGGGTTTCGAAAAAGAGATATTTATTAAAAAGATTTTCACACCCGAATTTAAATCGAAAGAGCTAAAAGAACGGATGAAGCACACCTCAAAGGTATTACACAATTTTTTACCTGAAGATTATCCTCAAACGATTGTGCTCATTAAAAAAACAATTGCACAATTAAGGATTCAGGGTATTGGGGAAGATGGCCTGGCTTATATGTTTTTACCTGATTATATCGAAACCTATGGCATTGATGATTTAGAAGGTTCAGTTGAAGCGCTCGAATTTGTTACGCAATTTGTAAGCTGCGAATTTGCCGTTCGTCCTTTTATTTTAAAATACGGAAATGAGATGATTTTAAAGATGCAAAAATGGTCGCTGCACGAAAACCATAAAGTGAGAAGGCTCGCCAGCGAAGGCAGCCGTCCACGATTACCTTGGGCCATGGGTATTCCATTTCTGAAAAAAGACCCGACATCCATTTTACCGATACTGGAAAATCTTAAAACAGATCCATCAGAATATGTAAGGCGGAGCGTTGCCAATAGCTTGAACGATATTGCTAAAGATCATCCCCATGTTGTTTTAAATATAGCTAAAAACTGGTCGGGCTTGGGGGCCGAAACAGATGCTATTATTAAACATGGTTGCCGTACGCTACTTAAACAAGGCCATGCCGATATCCTTAAACATTATGGATTAGACGATGCAGGAATTTTATTAAAAGATTTCAAAATCTTAAATCCTCAGATCAAAATTGGCGAAAGTCTGGAGTTTTCGTTTTCTATCCTTAATGAAAATCCTTTCGAACAAAAGGTGAGATTGGAATATGCTATTTACTATAAAAAGCAAAATGGACAGAACACTAAAAAGGTGTATAAGATTTCTGAGCGGATTTATCCTGCAGGTGCAACGATAAACATTCTCCGAAAACAAAAATTCGTACTGATTACTACACGTAAATTTCATCTGGGCAACCATCAGATTTCGATAATTATTAACGGTGCCGAAAAAGACATTTCACAGTTTGAATTAACGGCTTAG